The Primulina eburnea isolate SZY01 chromosome 12, ASM2296580v1, whole genome shotgun sequence genome includes the window attcatatttagagttaaaaataataattttgacataaaaagtaattaattttaattcataaaaataaattcgTAAATGTCATCGCATCAAGTCTCTTAAAATTCttattttatcaatttaattacattttttaaaaccatatatttatatgtaaataaatttatttatacaaatATTACATAAAAACAAGTGGCTAATCAAGATCCAAACGAAATCAACAACTTGCGGTATCTGTTTCCTACTCCGAAAAGAACACAAATTTTCCAAAGAAATTCAATCTCGGTGGGCAGTTAGAGCCAATCAAACGACGACACGTGTGGTGTTACAGATGTAACATCCTATACCACGGGATTATTCGGTTATTTAACTGGAAGCGGCCACGCGACGTATTTTTCTTCTCACTTCTCGCCCCCACCTGCAATCTTTTTGCGCTGCCTTCGCGTATTTCCTCAAGGTAAAATCGAATCACTTTCATGTAACATCCTTTCGATCGTGTTTATAGTATTTAGTTCGAGTTCTTTGTTTAAGAATTTTGTGGGTTCGAGCTATTTGGTTGTAAGGTGTCTGTTCGTAGATTTGTTTTGGTTTTGTTTCTGATCGGTCATATGTTTTACGTTTTCGTGTGTTCTTGACGTTTTTTTTTGTGGGATTTTTTGGGTTCTTTGTGATCTTACTTGGTATGAATCGATCCATCTAACAATTTTTGTCCTCTTGGGTTTTGTTTTCTTAATGGGTTTGTTATGCTTGCCGGTTATTGATTGAAGTCTGTTTTCGGACTGAACCTTGGATCCTCGTTTCTGTACGATGTTTATGGTTTATTTGACgaatttattgtttattttgttttttaccTCGACTGTTCCGTTTCCGAATTGTTCGAAAGATGCTAGATCTAGGAAAATATTTCAGGGGCTATCTCCTCTTTTTTGGGGGCAAAGCctaggttttgaaaataattataaatacaactttaaaaaaaaataatatctaTGTCGtgattacataaaaaaaattcagttttaCAACTCCAGCGCACCTTCTGTCTTGAAATTCATACTTGGTGCTGAGTTTGTACTTTGTTTAAATTTGGATTATTTGTTTGTGCTGAAGTTAACAATTACTTCGTACTGAATTACAGCCCAAGTTACCTGATCTTCATGAATTCAAGAACCTCTTCTGGATCCACCGTTTCCTGTCAACTGGGAAACGAGAGCAAGTTCAATTTCTGGATTTCAGCCTGCCTCTTCCCTAGATTTTTCGGAGCGCCAGTTTCATTTGTGAACTATTTATTGTTCAAGGCTATTGTCAGGGGTGGTCCATCACTGCTTCTAAATTAAACTCTGTGTGGAAGCCTTGATTTGGACATCAGTTAGACCTCGTTCTTTCATATAATTTGGACATCATGGTTGCCTCACAACAATCAATGGTGGCTGGAACCAAATTGTTGATGCCATTACAGAATCACCTGCTTCAGGCTACGGAAGCCCTCGATGCCCTTTCGCTGGATGACCTGGATTTTTCCGATGTTTTTGGCCCTGCTCCTACTCTAACGACTCTAGCTCAAATATCTGAAGATTCAGAAGATTTTGATGTCCTGTCAAAAGTGACTCGATCCCTTCAGAATGAACCAGAAGTGATCTACCGCAGATCCCACTCCTTTGTCGGACCCACTACTCGTGTAAGCCAATCAATGAAGATCGGAAATTTTACATTGCACGAGAAAGAAGACTCGCTGGCACACAAAGATGAAATTGACGAAAATGCTCTAGAGGAATTTTTCGAATCTTGTCCTGAAAATAATGTTTTGGAGAAGTCAATGTTTCGGGTTGATGGAGATTCAGTGAAGACTATCGGGTTTGAGgactttgaaattttgaaagttgTTGGCCAAGGTGCATTTGGTAAAGTCTACCAGGTTAGGAAGACCGGTTCATCAGAAATACTTGCAATGAAGGTGATGCGGAAAGATAAGATTGTCGAGAAAAATCATGAAGAGTACATGAAAGCAGAGAGGGATATAATGACAAAGATCGAACATCCTTTCATCATCCAACTCAGATACTCTTTTCAGGTATTAAAATCATTGGGTGCTGCGGTTTGatctatttattttaatgaagtgTAATTGGAGTTTACTTTATGGAACTTGGTTTTAATTTGGACAACTTTTACTGTGGTGCAGACTAAATATAGATTGTACCTCATTCTTGATTTCGTGAATGGAGGCCACCTTTTCTTTCAACTCCATCATCATGGCCTATTCAGGGAGGATTTGGCCCGCATATATACTGCTGAGATGGTTTCTGCCGTTGCTCACCTCCATATGAACGGCATAATGCATAGGGATCTAAAACCCGAGAATATTCTCCTGGATTCAGAGGGCCATGTACGAATTTCTACCTCTCTATTTCTTCAAATTGTATTACAGTTGTGCACTGTTTTTGTATGTATAAATGATCAAGTAAATGTCCTCCCATGATTAGCCAGTTTCCCTTTTTCTGCACAGGGTTAACTAGAACTAAAAAGAAGTTTTTAACACAATCTCAAGCCTTCCCTTATTATATTTTGTTCTGTTTAAATACAGGCAATGCTTACTGATTTTGGTCTGGCAAAACAATTTGATGATAAAACTAGATCGAACTCAATGTGTGGAACACTGGAGTACATGGCACCTGAAATTGTTATTGGTAAAGGTCATGATAAAGCGGCAGACTGGTGGAGTTTGGGAATAATCTTGTATGAAATGTTGACTGGGAAGGTTAGTTGGAGTCTTGAAGCACATATGCTCAATTTTTGGCCCTCCTACTTTAtggaaaaatgaaattttaaacTTTTGGATTTTTTTGCTTTTTCTTGAGTTTAATTTCTTGATCATATATTTGCAGCCGCCATTTTGTGGGAATAGACAAAAGATTCAGCAGAAGATACTCAAAGACAAAATCAAGCTACCATCATTTTTGTCTAGTGATGCCCATTCTCTGTTAAAAGGGGTAATGCTATTTTCGTGCACTTATAGTTTGTTGATAATCTATGCCGTAGTTCTATATCCTCTTCAAAAACATTGGAAACATAAGTTTCATTCTTGATTAATTTTTCGTTCTTTTGAACTTCATTATCATTTAACGGTCAAGATATCATAGAATTGATCGCTGTCTGCTTGATTTAAACTTCAGCTGCTACAAAAAGACGCAAGCAAACGTCTTGGAAGTGGACAGAAAGGCGGTGATGAGATAAAAGGACACAAGTGGTTTGCATCGATCAACTGGAAGAAACTCGAAGCTCGTGAAATTCAACCGGGATTCCTTCCTCAAGTTGCAGGAAAGCACTGCATCGCCAACTTTGATGAACGGTGGACCAAAATGCCACTCCTGGACTCCCCAGCTGCTAGTCCAAAATCTGAGGAGAATCCCTTTAAAGGTTTCAGCTATGAGAAGCCTCCTGCCCCTTTTCTGCGCTTGAATCGATAGAACCAAATAGTGTTTTAAGATTATTTCCGTAATTTGCTGTATCGTGGGGTTTATGGTTTTATGTTTTCCGCTGGTTTATGGGTTATACTCAGACTATGTTGGATTATTGATTAGTCTGATTATGGTTTGATTAAGCTTTACTATTGCATGCTAATTATGTATAATGTAGGCGTCCTGGGATACATTTAAGTAGTATCATAGGATGCAAATATTTTTGAGACAGACTTAATGTTTGGGTTTTAGCAGAGGGCAGCAGTCATGGAAGTGTTGGACATAGTCGTCATGAGAATGAGACTATTCACAAAAGAGCATCATCATCGCGAGCATAGGGAGAGGTGCCGTAAGGACCGCATCAATATCATGAACTTGGTGAAAGTATATGCATCGATATCATGAACTTCGTGAAAGTATATGATAAAATACgaattttatcatgaaatgcTGAGTTATCAAGGCACTTCATACCTGAGACTTGTAGTCTCATAGCTTTAACCATAGCTTCCACATCCAATTTAGTTTCCAAATGACAATGTCCAATTTGTATGATTTCACCAAAGCTATTACACTCTTGCTTGTGAGTTGCGAGGCTTATTAAAGCCTCTTGTATTCCAGCAAGCTATCTTCATGAGCAACCGAAAGCTTTTTTGGGTAGCCGCACCTCATTCGATTTCTTCTTGAAAGACATTTCTTCTACTTTCAATGGTAGTTTGGATCTAGGATCAATGGGGACAAACTTGGTTTCCATAGATCTATCTAGTCCTGCTATCTAGCTTCTTCTTTTTCACCCCTTGCCTCGGCGGTTTCTTGTTCTTAAGTCTTTTGTTATTCTTACGCACTCGTCTTCCGTTCTTCCTTATCTTGTGTCACCACACGAGCTGTCTAGTTCATAATCATCGCTATGAAAATCCTTGAACTCATCTAATCTCATCAtctgaatttgcttcttcatcCTCGTAAACATCTTCGGTATCTGAACTGTGTTTCACGCTAGTCTCTTTTTCATGGTAGCCCTTCGACAGTTTCAAATCGCGATTTTTAGTTttaatatttgtttattttaaaatcgttattttatattttttaataacgtCAAGTTTTTCATGGTCATCCGATCAACAATGACCAAAGAAATATGGCcgtgtatattttttttttaaaagaggaGCTTCATTTTGCATAAGGTTTTTACGTGAGGCCTACCCACCAATGTTTTCAAAACCGAATTGAACCAACTAGAAAGTGCTAAAAACCTGTTTAACCATAACTGGTTGGACCGGTCAAAATCGGTCTGAACCTGTTCGACGGTTCACACAATTTAagttttgtaaaaaaatattctattatttctatataaaaaatttatattttattttttggttacatatatataattatttcgattatttttagtaatatttgaccttattttgatttatttattttttatatattgtttagattttaaatttggatgaatattttcttattatttatatatacacatgtaatatatttataatctaaaatgtattatttactatattatattattgttttatataatataacgaTTTTTCAATCCGACCGTCTGACCAGTTGAACtattttttaaagtaaatgaTTCGATAGTCTATCTAATTATGAAAACATTATCACCCGAGTGACCACGTGCGGTTTCCTCGGCACTTGGACGGCCAAGGAAAGCAGAAGACGAGGAAGCCCATGTTCATGGCCTCGAGTGACTGTTAGTTTACAATGTATCGCTCTAGCCTCCATGGACTGGTCATCGTACTTCAATTTTAAGCACAATTAGTTTTCAAAAtggtattatatatataaatgtaatTTAAAGAAATGGAAGTGAGATTTTTTTTAGGGGGAAAAAATTAATGATGGGAACTAAACGCATAAAATTGATTCGAAATGGATTAGCTGATGGAGCTCAACTACATTTGCTCAATCTTGATGACTAATCTACCTCGAAATATACACACTTAAACTTGGTTTGTTCAATGGCTCTGAATCGTGCATGAGTAGAGATTTGCATAGATGGGATCTTTGATGCAGTATGACTATAAGGATTGATCTAATTGGGGTGGGAGAAGTCATTCCCGTCCTACAAACTGTCATTTTATTGTAACAAGAAAAACATCAGAAACAAATGAATGTGTACATGCAAACTTCAAAAGTTCATCCAAGAATCAATCTAGACTGCTAAAAACTCGAACTTCTTGTATCATCCCCTCATGGTGTCTGCACATTGGAGTCTTTTGACCGATTATCCTCGGATGATGGCCTATTATCCCCTTCCGAACCTCGAATTTCCTCGATCATCCGCACGACATCGTCCATACACGGTCTCATATCCACCCCCTTTGCCACGCATGATAGCGCAATCTGCAGCAACTGCACCATCTCCTCTTCAATATTCTGGTACTTCATGAGCTCCGCGTCGAAAACCTCTGCTGTCCATTCCTCACGAACAACAGAACGAACCCATCTAGGTAGATCGATCACCTCATCGTACCCCATATATTGGATCGGTGATTTTCCTGTGAGAATCTCAAGTAGGAGTACACCAAAGCTATAAACATCGGATTTTTGACTGATCTTTTGAGCCTCGATCACCTCTGGTGCTCGGTATCCAGCAACTCGGTATTTGGTGGCAATAGAGTTGAATAAAGGGCCTAAAGAGAAATCAGTAACACAAGCGTCTAGACCATCGGTGAGGAGTATGTTTGATGACTTGATGTTACCATGAGTAAATTTAGTGCCACCTTCTGAATGGATGTGAGCTAGTCCCCTTGCTGCTCCTAGTGCAACGTTTAGCCTTGTGTCCCAATCTAGTGGGGTTCGTCCAGCGCCTCGGTTACCTTTTATTGTATAGCAATAACATTTTAATGAGGGGGGTGACGTTTAATAACAAGAAGGGTTGGAGGGTATCTCGGATGTATAGATTTAAAGCAAGAATGCTTGTAGAAAAACAAGAGAAAGCATACCATGCAAGGCAGAACACAAGCTACTGGCAGGCATGTACTCGTAAACAAGAAGCTTCTCATCCTTGGAGTAATAATAAGCAAGCAGAGGCAAAACATTAGGATGAATCCCAAGTCCATTCAAAGTCTCCAAATGCTGTTCAAACTCTTTCTTTCCGATCCCCACTTCCTTGAGTCGTTTCACCACAACTGTTGTGGCTTCATCCAAAATCGCCTTATAGGCAGTACCGTAGCTTCCCTTTccaagaacttctgctgatgcTCTGAGCAAATCCTCGAGATCAAAGGTATACGAACACCGTTGGAAGAAAACTAGCTTATTTTTCTCTGCTTCTTGAACCCCACTTCCGAAATCTTCGGACTTCAAATTCTCTGTCTTTGCAATACTGGACGCCTTAGTTTTGATTACACGAGTGCCGCCAGAATTACTTTTCTTTTTCCTACATCGGAGCAAGATAGCCAAAACTAGAAGAATAAGAAGAAAACTACCACCAACGGCAATTGCAGCAATAGCTCCTGTATTAAGCTTTATAGAGCTGGCTGCTCTGTGGCTTCCAACAATTTCAGGAGACGAAGAACTTTCTGGTGCGGAGAGTGGGGACGGAGATAATCTTGAGCAATAAGTCAATGGAGGGCCGCACAAATGAGAGTTTCCTATAAACGAAGAAATGGGAAACTTCTGAAGGGCATAAGGTATCGAACCATCCAATGAGTTATAGCTCAAATTCAGAAGCCTGAGTCTTGGAAGCTCAAGATTCGGTATCTTCCCTGAGAAAGAGTTAGATGACAGATCAAGAACACTAATACCAGGGGAGAGGGATACAGGAATGCCACCTGAAAAGTTATTTTTCCGAAGGTAAACTGATCTAAGTGCAGGAATGGATAAAATATCAGAAGGTAGATTTCCGTCTAGAAAGTTTGTGTGTAAGCTGATTACTCTAAGAGCATCAAGATTTCCAATAGTTTTATCCGGTATGGAGCCGTAAAGACCAATGCCAGGGAGATGGATGGCAACCACTCGAGTCCCATCTTTCGAGCAAGTAATGCCAATCCAAGAAGTGCATATGGGATTAGACGAATTCCAATAAAGTTTCCGGACGTGTGGTACAGAAGCAGCAAACTGAAGCAAAGCCTTTTTGTCCGAGTTAAGATCAGAACTCGCCACTGCCGAAATCACAAGTAACAGCAAAAGATTCACAGCCGTTCCAAACCGGAGTTTCATTTGAAGTTTCAGAGAGGATAGACGCAGGTAATACAAGTTTTCAAGTTTGACTCCTGGTTTCTTGCCAATTCTTGGCATAGCACAACTCGCAGATATGCCAACCTTCAGTTTTTAACAACGTCAAGTTCAGAAACATCAAGAAAATGAACATGTAAACGAAATGAAAAACAGTAACATCAACAAATATAACATGATCAGATCTGCCATATAATACTTGAAATGAATTTGAATTTATCTCCTTCGATTTAATATTTCAGAAGGTACTATGATTGATTTGGTTAAAAGACAGTGACATCATGTTAACAAAAAGGTAGCAACATGAGAGCTAAATGCATAAGATTCCAATTATGAATTATAATGCTAATGTCTTGCAATCTTAGCAAGAAAGTtttgttttcatattttttcGTGAAAAAGCCAAAACATATTGTTCCATTTTTCCATATAATCGAAAAACTTTGCATCAGTTTACTAAATATTAAGTAGACTAAGTTTCTTTTAAACACAGTTTGGATTCAAAATAATTTAAGATACTTGAACAAAATCTCCACACActcaaaattttcattaaaaaaaaagtcCCACAGGCCACAAACTTAGAGCAAAACTAAAGGGTCCACCCTTTATTAGGGTGCAAAAAATACTCAagccaaaaaaataaataaaatttactaaaagacACCAACAAACATCTATTTTGTCGAGGCAAATGTTCCACAATTTGATTGAATAAAATATATCTTTTAACATTAATATTTACaagtttttatgaaattattttcaaGTTTTGTTTAAAGAAGTGAACAAACTTATCGTTTTTTACGTAAATAagatgaaatataatttttaaacaaatatTCAGGCGAAAAGTTGCCCACTAAGAAAACTTCATAGCGAAgaaatatgtaaaaaaaaaacaactaaaTAGGAATTGGTTGAGTTGTAAGATAATTTGTAGCTAGGAACTTTATGTAACCAAAATCGAAAAAAGCAAAAAAAAGCAAAATATTCTTGATTTGACTTTTTTTCCATAGTGGAAAAGCAAGTAGTGCCTTACTTTATTACACTGCCAAATCTTTTTATCTTTAAAATTGCATTAGAAATTTAATACTTAATTGTAACCATGTTTTGAAAAAGTTGAGATAGAATTAAGTATCCAATCTAAAGTGATTAAAAAAGATTCACAACAAAGCAAAAgtaaaagcaaaaagcaaaagtttGGGTCTAACTTTGTTGTATAGTGTATACTAAAGAGGAACAACATGCTAAATAATCAAGCCACAAATATTTGAATTCAAAGCCACCTAAATTGAATTCAAAGAAACTCATTTTTGAATTATAAACACATGTGTTGATTAGTCAAAAATTATGAGGTAAGCCATgatgtttttattttgtttttttccctAAACTTTACCTATAAATACCCACCCATTCTTCATTCCAAAATCACACCAAAAACACAAATCCTCTCATCTACAATCATAAGTGTAGAAGTGAGATAAAGGATTTAGTGTGAGATTTCTTAAGGAGTGTTTATCCTTGGAAGGAATAGGATTAGTGGAGAGAAAGTGAGTGTTAAAATCAGAGTGTTCTGAGTGAAATACTTTGTATTCTCAATTCTCTTGTCTTCTTTGTTATTAATAAAGAAGTGATCTCCTTGAGAGGTTTAGAGTGGACGTAGCCCAATCTTGGGGTGAACCACTATAAATATTGGTGTCcatcttatttattgttgatatCACTTATGATGTTCCGCTGCGATGTTACCTCGTTTATTTCCCTGATATcccaacaactggtatcagagctagaTTCTCAAATACTATAGGAAGTCCtcgtatgctctgtggttgcagcttaGTCTgaacttccacatcagaaaaggcTTTCTAGACAGTATTAGGGAAGTGGTTCTTTTGTGTTCAGGCTTTGACGATTATTCGTTGGTAGCATTCACAAAAGATGGAGGTACGCACAAGCAAGATGATTAGTCTTAATGGCTCTAATTATCAACTTTGGAAAAGTAAGATGAAAGATCTTCTATTCGTCACCAAGATGCACCTACCGGTGTTCAGCGAGTCTAAACCAGATGATAAATCAGATGCTGAATGGAACTTCGAGCACGAGCAAGTCTGCGGGTACATCCGACAATTTGTCGATGACAACGTGTATAATCACATCTCTAACGAGACACATGCTCGTACACTTTGGACAAAGTTGGAGACACTATATGCCTCCAAAAGTGGTAACAACAAATTGTTCTATTTGAGCAAGCTTGTCCAGGTTCGATACAAAGAAGGAACTCTGGTCGCAGATCATCTGAACGAGATTCAAGGATTCGTGGAGCAGTTATCAAGT containing:
- the LOC140807494 gene encoding serine/threonine-protein kinase AtPK2/AtPK19-like, which encodes MVASQQSMVAGTKLLMPLQNHLLQATEALDALSLDDLDFSDVFGPAPTLTTLAQISEDSEDFDVLSKVTRSLQNEPEVIYRRSHSFVGPTTRVSQSMKIGNFTLHEKEDSLAHKDEIDENALEEFFESCPENNVLEKSMFRVDGDSVKTIGFEDFEILKVVGQGAFGKVYQVRKTGSSEILAMKVMRKDKIVEKNHEEYMKAERDIMTKIEHPFIIQLRYSFQTKYRLYLILDFVNGGHLFFQLHHHGLFREDLARIYTAEMVSAVAHLHMNGIMHRDLKPENILLDSEGHAMLTDFGLAKQFDDKTRSNSMCGTLEYMAPEIVIGKGHDKAADWWSLGIILYEMLTGKPPFCGNRQKIQQKILKDKIKLPSFLSSDAHSLLKGLLQKDASKRLGSGQKGGDEIKGHKWFASINWKKLEAREIQPGFLPQVAGKHCIANFDERWTKMPLLDSPAASPKSEENPFKGFSYEKPPAPFLRLNR
- the LOC140807692 gene encoding probable inactive receptor kinase At5g58300; the protein is MPRIGKKPGVKLENLYYLRLSSLKLQMKLRFGTAVNLLLLLVISAVASSDLNSDKKALLQFAASVPHVRKLYWNSSNPICTSWIGITCSKDGTRVVAIHLPGIGLYGSIPDKTIGNLDALRVISLHTNFLDGNLPSDILSIPALRSVYLRKNNFSGGIPVSLSPGISVLDLSSNSFSGKIPNLELPRLRLLNLSYNSLDGSIPYALQKFPISSFIGNSHLCGPPLTYCSRLSPSPLSAPESSSSPEIVGSHRAASSIKLNTGAIAAIAVGGSFLLILLVLAILLRCRKKKSNSGGTRVIKTKASSIAKTENLKSEDFGSGVQEAEKNKLVFFQRCSYTFDLEDLLRASAEVLGKGSYGTAYKAILDEATTVVVKRLKEVGIGKKEFEQHLETLNGLGIHPNVLPLLAYYYSKDEKLLVYEYMPASSLCSALHGNRGAGRTPLDWDTRLNVALGAARGLAHIHSEGGTKFTHGNIKSSNILLTDGLDACVTDFSLGPLFNSIATKYRVAGYRAPEVIEAQKISQKSDVYSFGVLLLEILTGKSPIQYMGYDEVIDLPRWVRSVVREEWTAEVFDAELMKYQNIEEEMVQLLQIALSCVAKGVDMRPCMDDVVRMIEEIRGSEGDNRPSSEDNRSKDSNVQTP